ATGAATTATTGTTATACTATGTTGTTATCTCTTTATTGTTATACTAATATAATTTTCATTATGCAGGATGGCGGCTCGAAAGTTGAAGAATTTTGTGAAGGGCATGACGAAGGGCTCTTCTTCTTCAGGAAGAAGCAAAGCACAGGAGTGTCTGTTCCAGGGTACCGAGTCGCTCTCGAGCAACAGACGACAGGCTTTGATGGAACATCTTCCACCTGATATGCATGGACAGGTGTGATtactctaaattattattttatttcaaTATAGTAATGTTTATATGAATCTAATGATTAAAGTGTTTCATGTGCAGGATGTTAACGAGACTCGAGAGGAGGAGGCGAGGGGTGAGGATGCGGCCGATTACGATGCGGCCGATGCAGACTATGAGCAGGAAGATGAtgctggaggtggaggtggagatgGGTGGTCTTCCGGTGGTGGTCAGTTTGAGGGTGGATGGTCAACAGGCGGATGGGACTCATGGCCTAGCAGTGATGCTGGAGCTTCTAGTGGTGGAGGGTCTTCTCGGGCACGGAAGTCGAGGAAAACACATTGGGTGCCTCCTCCTAAAGTTCCTGCTCGTGAGGAGGATAAGATTTTGATCGTACCGTGTGGCGACGAGTGAGTTGGTTCTAATGTTAAATATTTGTTCATGCATTATATGAAATTTGTTAATGCTTCTTTTGTACAATGTGGTTGCAGGTCTTGGATTGATGCATCTTTTCAAGGTCAAGGACGTCGCACACAGGTGAATAAAGTTTTGGGAAGTATATGCAAATATCTCTGGCCTGGTGTAGTGATGGAGAAAGGCGTTGAGGTGCCTTGTATGTCTTGGGATCAGTACGGGCTCGCGTTCAATGCAGAACATAGGAATGCCCAAGGTGCTGTGTGGCATGAGTTCTGGGTATGTTCTCTAGCCCAACTTGAATTGATTCAACTATACAATGTGCTAAAAATCTTGTTTCTTGTTTTTTTTCAGAAACGTTACAAGTTGCCTGAAGATGGAAGTATGAACGATCGTGCACGGATCGTTTTTAACAAGAGCGCGACTACCTTGGTTAGGGATCAGATGTATTATGCTCGGATCCAGGTCACTTCTGATTACATATTAAGGCAGGAAGGACGTCGGCCACGTTCCAAAAGTGAGGCATCAAACAAATACTTAACCgaagaagaatatcttgaggtaaATTGTTTTTATCCTAATTCATGTCCAAGTGTTAGTACCAACAATACATTGGATCGAAATAAAGTTTTCAGACTCGGTGCCATGGATGGCATCAAATGAGGCTGGTTGGCGGGCTGTATGCAAATATTGGGCAACAGATGGATTTAAAGGTGTTTCATTGAGAAACAGCTCAAATCGTGGGCATGATGTTCACCACAGATATGGTGGTGATGGCCACGTTCGTTTGGCAAAGCGCATGGTAAGTGTAATTTATGGTCGTGCATATCATGAATCTTCTATGTGTTTTATGTTATTTTCTTTTGCCTATAGGAAGCTAGTTCTGGTGTTACGCCGAGTGATGTTCAGGTTTACCTTAGAGGTCACAGGGGGTCGGATCCTACAAATCCAGAACAGTTGTGTTCTCAGTCAGCTGCTGAGCGTGTGGTGAGACTTTCGCAACTAGTTACAATGCACTTCTATTCTAAGAGTCGAGAAAAATATAACTGCATTGTTTATTATTTGTCAGGCCTCATATGGTGCTTCCATGATGTCGGAGCATGGGCAAGACTATGATTGGATGAATCAGCCTATCGATCCTCAGGTTGTGTATGCTAGTGGAGGCGGAAAACCTCATGGACGGTGAGTTTGCTATTATGAATTCGTCGATTTGATCTTTTCTAACATGATGTGTTGCGTGTTTAACTTCTTTCTATTTTTTTGTAGTTACCCTATGTTTGGTAGTGTTATCGACTCGACTCAGGTGAGGCCTGAAAGGTCTCGCCCATCGAGGTCGTCTAGCCGTGGTCCTCGCTCTAGTACCCAAGGAAACGCCGAGCTGATCCGGGTGCAGGAAGCTTTGAGGCGGCAGGAGGAGTATAACAAGCAACAACAAGAGTACTGGGCTGCTCAATTTGCACGACAGCAGGAGATGATGCAGGTAATTAGATCCTCGTGAGCCTCTACTATAATTGGAGCACATATTTTGTAATATATCCTCGTAACATAGCTTTCAATTTCTTTCAGCAAATAGCACTAGGGCAACGTCCAGATTTTTCAGCGATGACTATGCCACCTCCTCCACCTATCCCGCAGTTTGTACCGACTCCACAATTTAGTTGGCCCACACCTGTACCTCAGGTTATATTACTTGACCTTTTCTTTTGACGTTGCATAACAAGAATTTAACTACTAACACATTTTTTTGAATGTTGTAGGTCCCTCCAGGAAACTTGCTAACTCCGGGAAATGAGGACTCTGGAGATGCGGTCGCTTCTTTTGTGGACGGTCTTCTAAACAGCGGAGGAGCTAGCGGATCAAATCAACCTCATCCATTTGATCAACCTCCTCCATTTGAGTAGCCTGTCTCCTTGTGTTTTTCTCGTACTATGgacttgtgaacttgtggtattgggaacttgtgaacttgtggtattgggaacttgtgaacttgtgctattgtgaacttgtgaactTGTGCTTTAATTTGTGGACGGGTGGACATTTTGTGAATTTAACTGTGTGTTTCATGTGAAACGATGAATTATGGATATTTGTGGTATTGTATGTGATTCTGGATGAATTATTGAAAACTGGATATTGTGTGCAGATTGAATTTGTATTTTGTATGATTGTTTGTAAAACAAAAGCAGGAAAATTCTGTTTCTCTGTTTTTTAATTACTTCCGACGGCCTCTTATTTCCGACGGCCCCGTCGGAAATAAGCTGTGACGGCGTCAGACGCCGGCGGCCGGCCGTCTGCGGGGCCCACCTCGCTTTATTTCCGACGGCCCCACCCTGGCCGTCGGAAATAAGCATACTTCCGACGGCCCCGTCGGAAAAGCGGGTACTTCCGACTGGGTATTCCCTACGGCGTTACTTCCGACGGGACCCGCCTTAAGCCGTCGGAAGTAGTTACTTCCGACGGTTTAGGATTTACTTCCGACGGTTTAGGCCGTCGGAAACTGGGCTTTTTCCTGTAGTGCGAGAGGTTTTTTCCATATTTTTTCCCATATTTTCGATGACAGTTATTCATTTGCCGCCGAAATTAGTATGTATTTGTGATTATGCTTGTTTGATTAGGGTATGTGATTagtattattgtttagttcgaTTCCATTAATGTATTAGTGGCATATGTGGTTCAGTGATTAGGGGCATATTGTATTTGTGGCATTAGTTTTATAAGTATGTGGTATATTTGCATTATTAGTTTTATAAGTACATTATAATGGTATGTGGTACATTTGCATCATTAGTGGTATGTGATATTTAGTTCGATTTGATTAATAGTATATCATTCTTTGTTTTATAAGTATTTTATTGTTTTAGTGGTAGCGAGGTTATGCTATTGAAATTTCCTTTGGATCTTGCTGGCTTGTCATAAATCCGTGTCCTGTAGGTCACTCTTAGGTGGGTTTAGGACATATCCTTGCCTATAGATGTAGGACCAATAACCTTGACGAAGTTGAATGATGTTTTTACGATATGGTCCGCtttaacagtctcaggcatgattgaagatcgtgcatggatgtacaatggctggagtaggAATGGACGTCGTCATTATGATGagtgggtagccaagaccaaagattttatGGACCATGCCTTTTCCTTGTCATTATCCAGCACTGttagatgcccttgtaggcgaCACGAAAACAATATattccttaataaggaaagagttagcctagatctcTGTCAttttggatttatgcccggacatgaggtgtgggaacatcatggtgaggtagtactcAAGCCAAATGTAGAAGAgaaggagaacaatgattgggttGGCGGTGATGCGATGCATAAGATGCTAGATTCTCGCTATGTTCAGAGTTAAATCTAAGCTCtgaggatcctgccacaccagaggtttcaagattttttaaactactaaaagactctgaagagacgttgcatgaacacacagatgtgagtacactcgcttttgtgacccggctcatggccattaagtccaagtgctctttctcaaacaactgttacaatgagattttaaagttattcgGGGATATGCTGCCAAAtcccaataagttgcctaaagacgaCGGGACCCGCCTTAAGCCGTCGGAAGTAGTTACTTCCGACGGTTTAGGATTTACTTCCGACGGTTTAGGCCGTCGGAAACTGGGCTTTTTCCTGTAGTGCGAGAGGTTTTTTCCATATTTTTTCCCATATTTTCGATGACAGTTATTCATTTGCCGCCGAAATTAGTATGTATTTGTGATTATGCTTGTTTGATTAGGGTATGTGATTagtattattgtttagttcgaTTCCATTAATGTATTAGTGGCATATGTGGTTCAGTGATTAGGGGCATATTGTATTTGTGGCATTAGTTTTATAAGTATGTGGTATATTTGCATTATTAGTTTTATAAGTACATTATAATGGTATGTGGTACATTTGCATCATTAGTGGTATGTGATATTTAGTTCGATTTGATTAATAGTATATCATTCTTTGTTTTATAAGTATTTTATTGTTTTAGTGGTAGCGAGGTTATGCTATTGAAATTTCCTTTGGATCTTGCTGGCTTGTCATAAATCCGTGTCCTGTAGGTCACTCTTAGGTGGGTTTAGGACATATCCTTGCCTATAGATGTAGGACCAATAACCTTGACGAAGTTGAATGATGTTTTTACGATATGGTCCGCtttaacagtctcaggcatgattgaagatcgtgcatggatgtacaatggctggagtaggAATGGACGTCGTCATTATGATGagtgggtagccaagaccaaagattttatGGACCATGCCTTTTCCTTGTCATTATCCAGCACTGttagatgcccttgtaggcgaCACGAAAACAATATattccttaataaggaaagagttagcctagatctcTGTCAttttggatttatgcccggacatgaggtgtgggaacatcatggtgaggtagtactcAAGCCAAATGTAGAAGAgaaggagaacaatgattgggttGGCGGTGATGCGATGCATAAGATGCTAGATTCTCGCTATGTTCAGAGTTAAATCTAAGCTCtgaggatcctgccacaccagaggtttcaagattttttaaactactaaaagactctgaagagacgttgcatgaacacacagatgtgagtacactcgcttttgtgacccggctcatggccattaagtccaagtgctctttctcaaacaactgttacaatgagattttaaagttattcgGGGATATGCTGCCAAAtcccaataagttgcctaaagacgaCGGGACCCGCCTTAAGCCGTCGGAAGTAGTTACTTCCGACGGTTTAGGATTTACTTCCGACGGTTTAGGCCGTCGGAAACTGGGCTTTTTCCTGTAGTGCGAGAGGTTTTTTCCATATTTTTTCCCATATTTTCGATGACAGTTATTCATTTGCCGCCGAAATTAGTATGTATTTGTGATTATGCTTGTTTGATTAGGGTATGTGATTagtattattgtttagttcgaTTCCATTAATGTATTAGTGGCATATGTGGTTCAGTGATTAGGGGCATATTGTATTTGTGGCATTAGTTTTATAAGTATGTGGTATATTTGCATTATTAGTTTTATAAGTACATTATAATGGTATGTGGTACATTTGCATCATTAGTGGTATGTGATATTTAGTTCGATTTGATTAATAGTATATCATTCTTTGTTTTATAAGTATTTTATTGTTTTAGTGGTAGCGAGGTTATGCTATTGAAATTTCCTTTGGATCTTGCTGGCTTGTCATAAATCCGTGTCCTGTAGGTCACTCTTAGGTGGGTTTAGGACATATCCTTGCCTATAGATGTAGGACCAATAACCTTGACGAAGTTGAATGATGTTTTTACGATATGGTCCGCtttaacagtctcaggcatgattgaagatcgtgcatggatgtacaatggctggagtaggAATGGACGTCGTCATTATGATGagtgggtagccaagaccaaagattttatGGACCATGCCTTTTCCTTGTCATTATCCAGCACTGttagatgcccttgtaggcgaCACGAAAACAATATattccttaataaggaaagagttagcctagatctcTATCAttttggatttatgcccggacatgaggtgtgggaacatcatggtgaggtagtactcAAGCCAAATGTAGAAGAgaaggagaacaatgattgggttGGCGGTGATGCGATGCATAAGATGCTAGATTCTCGCTATGTTCAGAGTTAAATCTAAGCTCtgaggatcctgccacaccagaggtttcaagattttttaaactactaaaagactctgaagagacgttgcatgaacacacagatgtgagtacactcgcttttgtgacccggctcatggccattaagtccaagtgctctttctcaaacaactgttacaatgagattttaaagttattcgGGGATATGCTGCCAAAtcccaataagttgcctaaagacatgtaccattaAAAGACAATTTTCAAAGGTCTCGATATGGATTGTGAAAAGATTGATGTGCGCAAAAATAATTGTATAGTTGAACCAACTTGCGGAAGATGAAGCCACGTGGGAGTCTGAGGAGTATTTAGAAAAGCATTTTCTCGAGTTTTTAGCTTCTTGTAAACCCTAGGATTTGTATATTTTGTTCTACTGTAAGAGAAAGTGGGTAATAAATTTGTGatgcatttccttttccattacttagctAGAAGTTTTAAATCTCAAGACAAGATTCTTTTTAGGGGGAAGAATATAACACCGCTAGTGTTATGAGAGCTAAAATCTTGACATGTCATCATATGCACTAGCATTATCTTGTTGTCATACCTAGAATGCATTTACTAGGCTAACACTTCAAGAAGACATGTGATTTTGTGTTTGCTATAGGGTGAGACTTAGTTTAAGAGTACTACTTAGTTTGCTATGTGTGTGAACTTGTGTTTGAGACTTGTGTTTTGGACTGTTGTGTGTATATATGTATGCAGGTTTTAAAATATAAACCCTGTTCTGGAGGCTTCCCATCCGGGAAGGGAGCCAAAACAAGGTTTATAttttaaaaaataataataagaaCGTTGGCCAAGCCGATGTTATTAAGGCCACGTCAGCTAAGTATGTCGGTTCACCGATGCACTTAAAGGCACGTGGCAACGTGAGCGGTTGACCTGGTGGCCATTTAAAAACGTCGATCCTAATGGCCGACGTACTTAATGACACGTGGCTTGCCCACAGAGCCTTGGCTAGGTGCCACGTGGCTCCTAGTTAAGAACGTCGACCCCTCTGTACCAACGTTCTTAACTAGTTGAGTACGTCGCCCGGGCCAACGCCGACGTACTTAACTTAAGAACGTCGCCCTATTTGAGTAAGAACGTCGGTTCGTGGCCGATGTTTTTTCCTGTTTTTCCTATAGTGTTATAGCAATATCccattgtgaggaatctccacaaattggagtctctcacaccttacacaaatgattacaatcaaatCGAGAGTAAGGAGGTAGTAGAGAggcacacaagagcacaacgcAACAACAACACGCATACAAGCAAAGACGACAGTGCACAAATCAAAACGACAGAGTCACAACTCAAGAACACGCTAAAATCTCTCTAACAAATCAAAAGCGCGGTCACGGAGTTTCGGAGTTGTGGTGTTCTCAAAGTATGATTGGGTACTGCTCCATGGCGCgtagggggtccttttatagcccacaGGGACCTAGGAGCATTTGGAATTTCCCAGCCTTCCCTGTCCGcgagtgcaccgaactgtccggtggcacaccggacactgcacagtacaaCAGATCTCCGATTGGCCACTATCCATTTCaggcgggcaccggactgtccggtgggggggggggggcaccagacagtccgttgAACCATCTGACCATTGGATGCAGTTGACATGGCAGATAGTCGTTGGCTGTCttcacaccggactgtcaggcgctccgcgcggaccgtctggtgaattatagccgagggtGCTCAGCTGAACCCGGGAGCGGACAGTATGGTTGGACgaacactggactgtccagtgcacaccgaactatccggtgggTGGCACCAGACCATCCAGTGTTGCCCCGTCCAGCACAACTTGCTCCTTTTTATGCCAACTTTCCTTTGCTCCTTTTGGCTCGACTTCTGATGGTccttagcacttagacaaatatgattagtacctaaaacaattgattaagtgctagaaacatacctttttcacTTTGATCCATAGATGTTTTAGTATGCCCATTTTCAAGCCCAAAGGTTGCTTTCTCTTGTAATCATCAATATGCTTTACAAACACATGTTCTCATGCTCATATGAGGAGTTGTTAGTTCATAgtaatgtgttgagcatctaatcaccaaaacaaatagaaatggcccaagggcacatttcccttttagcttCTAGCATAATTCACCTTATCATACATGTTTCACAGCTCAAGTTGGCCACCAGATTCAAAGGGAGTGCATATGATACGCTGCCATTTGAATTGCTGCAATTCAGCATTCCTCTCCACATTCTCCACACTAGAAGAGTTGCCAAAGGAAATCATCTTGTGCATTCCTCTCCACATTCTCCACACTAGAAGTGTTGGTAGAATGATCGGGGCTGCCCCGTGAGTTGGCGACTTGGGAGGATCGTGAGGCACAGTAGCAAAGCTTCCCTTTTGTGCCTTCTTGGGTTCAAGCATATCCTCAAGGGACCAGGAATGTTACCACATAGATCCAGCTACCATGTCGGACCAGCCACAGGAAGATCTAGCTACCATGTCGGACCAGCCACAGAGTAGTGAGCATGGTCGTCGTATACGCTGCTAGTACGTGTGTCACTACAACAACAAAACCCATTTTCAGCACCCAGAAATCATCGAAAATAAGCCTTATGTCGCCGAAAATAAGTTATTTTTGGTGGCATAAGGGCTATTTCGGTGGTTTGTGGCCGCCAAAAAAGCTAAAAATAAGCTATTATTTTCGACGGCCAAACCCAGGCCGCCGAAAACAACCTATTTTTAACTGTTGTCTCATCATACTTTGAAAATAATAGCTTATTTTTGGCGGCCCACCTTGTGTCGTCGAAACTAATGCCCGCTGAAAGCTAACTCCACTATTTTCGGCGTCCTCTGTCCTTATCGCCGAAAATAAGTATTTTtagagaaaaatagaaaaaattaaaattaacagaaatttcaaaaataatacatatatatatattacatcAACACAAATCCATCATAGATATAATAATTCATCCATAAAACCACCACAAATATCACAATTCATCCACACAAGTATCACAATACATCCACCGCAAGAGTACGTAAATTGATACATACCACATACACCATAATACATCACAGTTCATGTCAAATCCATTGCAAAGCGCCAAATTTACCACAAGAGTCAATTGATCACATATAGGAGTCATTTGAGTTATGGCCACTAGCTCTAGAAGCGAAGAAGTTGTTGACGAAGTTGTCTGTCTGGTTTGGAGTCTGAAAGAAAGAAGAATACATTAATAACTACAGTTCTAACTTGaccactattcaaacaaattATTTGTGAAACAAACCTCTTCTGTAGTAGCTCCCTCCCCTCTAAAAactcctcctggtgctggtatcaccggtggtggcgtgttgtggcccataaCCCTAGATCTCTACAAAGTCAAGATTTGAAAGGTtaatacaaacgacaagtctaaACTAAATTGAATTTGATCGACACACCGAAGCATGTAATCCTACATTCGAGTAGAGATACTTATCGACGCACATGAGTCAGAGGTGTCGAAACATGTAATCCCCATTGAGGCATCGACAACTAAATATGAGGTAAAACGAATGGTTGATGTTATGCCTGCTCTGGAAACCAAGATTGTTGCAAAtacaatatattagttataggacAAATATATGaccgtgttgagaataaataaaaCACTCACGTTGATTTgttgttgcgcctgtgcgttgtaagcagccatgtactctgattgttGTTAGATGAATGTCATTTGCTGCTCCTGCATCTCTTCAcaaaacctttcttgttgctcccTCATAGCCTCCTCCATGCTCGAGCGCCGACTACGGATACTACCACAACCCGCCTGCGACAAAGAGCCGCCACGAGACCGCAACTCCGTTGAATCGATCACACCAATAAACATAGAATATACtaaaaacaagaaaattagctattcggtcataGTTTCAATCTTATTGAAAAAATTTCACAAGTCCATACCGTCCATGGGCCTTTCCTCCAATAgaatgcacaacttcagcgtcgatggtaggcaCTCCTTGCCAATcatagtcttctccatacttACTAACCATCTCCTACCTGTAAGTCTCCTGCAATACATTATGAAGGTTTATGACACATGTAATGtatagctatatggcaagaaaacattaatcctaAAACTACTAACCAGACGCTCAGCGGCCGCTTGACTGCATAGCTCATCAGAGATTTCACTGTTTTCGCTCTATGCCCTTGCCTATAAGCATCGATTGGTCTTaggacaactccagtttgagcctcctgcaaatatatgagtttaaTCTGATTCCATTTCTTAGTAAAATAGAACTCACCATTCGCTtcgccaaccgaatgtgtccatcagccccataggtatggttgactacgacctcatcattTTCCCTGTCCTGTTGATGGCGGTGGCTATTGTCGATTcctgtttgacttctcaatccactctggcgaagcccatatctcacacaaagccctataagcctgcggccggtgttccatccatggaagagttacctgcatctaagtgttagcacaaaattacattcacatctgaatgagctgttagattagatttttacctccatgtactaGTCCATAGTCAAGTAGACATCCGAATATTGTtgaaagttgttgatagaatgccCTTGATGTGTCATGTATGCGTTTACAACCTGTAGAtgagcattggaaaatgcatccttGCACACCAtcttcgcatttttctctaatactcggttTGCATGCTCCTGAGCCTCAAgttccacacgatagcgtctctatccaacatcgaaaataaagTTAGTATCAAACAAATCATAAAATGTTAGTATCAAACAATACTCTTACCAAAAAATTACTTAATTGAaaactaaggattgactagctttgtatttaccttgtccttgtttaccttttaggttattatggttagcttatgctattgctttaacttaatcaatgaacatgatgtgaatatttatgatacgatgatgttatcccgatgatgatcttgtgatattttatGGGACTCAGGTGATTTTTCCTGAGTAGACCTATTCGttaagtgaccacccgggataacagtgcagccatgagggtggaatgggacgcccttagctgattaattagatgaacctggggtgtagttggctttgccggagggctgtCAATGGGTccagggcgtagtgctcgctctgctagggggtgcagaggttcattcgatttggttttgttagtcacccaccttggggaggtgtactgtgtttgtatgactggcgaaacctaacgagcagctatgcaccaggggagtctttgtaaaggctacatagtgataccctgccaggccacctaggtagtggtcaatggggagtagctctcttcaggcaaaaagggaatcacgactcgtgggtaaagtgtgtcgttggtcacttgttctcaaaggctatagattaagaacaaggcaacacaaatgttaatgattaaagaccttcgtccttcgtaaTGTTacttccttttggatataatgatcttcggacgaaggtcatgaaggacgtacctttatCATTTCAATATGTAAATAAATAAACATGGACATATGAAACGTAgaaagaacatgaataatcatattaaatcattatattattcatattatcattatataatcatgaataaacatcaatgatatttaattacatttgtaccttcgacttgacagaaggtaaaaaaccaagacgtgcgagtgattacaagtcagcgtgaacagtacgggtgtATTGttgatctatttataggcatgggacacaacCAAGAAAAAATTACATtcgtgtccttgataactaatcataaccatgacacaaattatcagggactatgcgatcttttcctctttaagtcggtgccacccttcgtctcaagcgtgtcatcatgccgaagctctttcaattatagcttcggcaTATATCTTCATGTCGTGCATGTTTGCTTATCATCTtaccgaaggtg
This portion of the Zea mays cultivar B73 chromosome 2, Zm-B73-REFERENCE-NAM-5.0, whole genome shotgun sequence genome encodes:
- the LOC109944428 gene encoding uncharacterized protein; the encoded protein is MTKGSSSSGRSKAQECLFQGTESLSSNRRQALMEHLPPDMHGQDVNETREEEARGEDAADYDAADADYEQEDDAGGGGGDGWSSGGGQFEGGWSTGGWDSWPSSDAGASSGGGSSRARKSRKTHWVPPPKVPAREEDKILIVPCGDESWIDASFQGQGRRTQVNKVLGSICKYLWPGVVMEKGVEVPCMSWDQYGLAFNAEHRNAQGAVWHEFWKRYKLPEDGSMNDRARIVFNKSATTLVRDQMYYARIQVTSDYILRQEGRRPRSKSEASNKYLTEEEYLEFSDSVPWMASNEAGWRAVCKYWATDGFKGVSLRNSSNRGHDVHHRYGGDGHVRLAKRMEASSGVTPSDVQVYLRGHRGSDPTNPEQLCSQSAAERVASYGASMMSEHGQDYDWMNQPIDPQVVYASGGGKPHGR